A section of the Paenibacillus odorifer genome encodes:
- the rplP gene encoding 50S ribosomal protein L16, translating into MLVPKRVKHRKQQRGHMKGMAKGGTELNFGEFGLVALEPSWITNRQIEAARIAMTRYIKRGGQVWIKIFPDKPITQKPLEVRMGSGKGNVEKWVAVVKPGKIMFELGGVSEEIAREAMRLAAHKLPVKTKFVKREELGGEANES; encoded by the coding sequence ATGTTGGTACCAAAACGCGTAAAACACCGCAAGCAACAACGCGGACACATGAAGGGTATGGCAAAAGGCGGTACTGAATTGAACTTCGGCGAATTCGGCCTGGTTGCACTTGAACCGTCTTGGATCACTAACCGTCAGATCGAAGCTGCTCGTATCGCGATGACACGTTATATCAAACGTGGCGGTCAAGTTTGGATCAAGATTTTCCCAGATAAACCTATTACTCAAAAGCCTCTCGAGGTTCGTATGGGTAGTGGTAAAGGTAACGTTGAGAAATGGGTAGCCGTAGTTAAACCGGGCAAGATTATGTTCGAACTCGGAGGCGTGTCGGAAGAAATCGCTCGTGAAGCGATGCGTCTTGCCGCTCACAAGCTGCCTGTAAAGACTAAGTTTGTGAAACGTGAAGAATTGGGTGGTGAAGCAAATGAAAGCTAA
- the rpsC gene encoding 30S ribosomal protein S3, producing MGQKVNPIGLRIGIIRDWESKWYAGKDFGTLLMEDVKIREYLKGKLKDSAVSHIEIERAASRVNVTIHTAKPGMVIGKGGAEVEVLRSAVTAIAGGKKVHININEIKHPELDAILVAESIAQQLERRVSFRRALKQAIQRTMRSGAKGIKTQVGGRLGGAEIARSEGYSEGTVPLHTLRADIDYGTAEAHTTYGLIGVKVWIYRGEVLPPAKKQAAQEGGN from the coding sequence GTGGGTCAAAAGGTAAATCCAATCGGACTCCGAATCGGTATTATTCGCGATTGGGAATCTAAATGGTATGCAGGAAAAGATTTCGGTACTCTTCTGATGGAAGACGTCAAAATCCGGGAATACCTTAAAGGCAAATTGAAGGATTCCGCTGTTTCCCATATCGAGATCGAAAGAGCGGCTAGCCGCGTGAACGTTACAATTCATACAGCTAAACCAGGTATGGTTATTGGTAAAGGCGGAGCAGAAGTAGAAGTACTTCGCAGCGCAGTTACAGCAATCGCTGGTGGCAAAAAAGTACACATCAACATCAATGAAATCAAGCACCCTGAATTGGATGCAATTCTTGTAGCTGAGAGCATTGCTCAACAATTGGAACGTCGTGTATCGTTCCGTCGTGCCCTCAAACAAGCGATTCAAAGAACTATGCGTTCTGGCGCAAAAGGGATTAAAACTCAAGTGGGCGGACGTCTTGGCGGAGCTGAGATTGCTCGTTCAGAAGGTTATAGCGAAGGAACAGTTCCACTTCATACGCTTCGTGCCGATATCGATTACGGAACGGCTGAAGCACATACAACTTACGGTCTTATTGGCGTAAAAGTATGGATCTACCGTGGAGAAGTTCTTCCCCCAGCTAAGAAACAAGCTGCTCAGGAAGGAGGCAACTAA
- the rplV gene encoding 50S ribosomal protein L22, protein MEAKAHARSVRISARKAKLVVDLIRGKQVGEAIAILRHTPKSASPVVEKLLNSAIANAEHNYSLDVNSLFVSEVFVNQGPTMKRFRPRAMGRASRINKRTSHITLVVSEK, encoded by the coding sequence ATGGAAGCAAAAGCACATGCAAGATCGGTGCGAATTTCCGCTCGTAAAGCGAAACTGGTTGTTGACTTGATTCGTGGTAAGCAAGTGGGGGAAGCAATTGCTATTCTTCGCCACACTCCGAAATCCGCTTCTCCGGTCGTTGAAAAGTTGCTTAATTCGGCAATTGCGAATGCTGAGCATAACTATTCTTTGGACGTGAACAGTTTGTTCGTTAGCGAGGTTTTCGTTAACCAAGGACCTACTATGAAACGTTTCCGTCCGCGCGCCATGGGCCGCGCAAGTCGGATCAATAAACGCACGAGCCACATTACACTGGTGGTATCTGAGAAATAA
- the rpsS gene encoding 30S ribosomal protein S19 — protein MGRSLKKGPFIDGYLLKKVEELNEAEKKVVVKTWSRRSTIFPQFIGHTFGVYDGRKHVPVYVTEDMVGHKLGEFAPTRTYKGHSGDDKKTRR, from the coding sequence ATGGGTCGCAGTTTAAAGAAGGGGCCGTTTATCGATGGCTACCTGCTTAAAAAAGTTGAGGAACTGAACGAGGCTGAAAAAAAGGTTGTAGTTAAAACTTGGTCCCGTCGCTCAACCATTTTCCCTCAGTTTATCGGACATACGTTTGGTGTATATGACGGCCGTAAACACGTGCCTGTATACGTAACAGAAGATATGGTAGGTCACAAGTTGGGCGAGTTCGCGCCAACACGTACTTACAAAGGCCACTCGGGTGACGATAAGAAAACAAGAAGATAA
- the rplB gene encoding 50S ribosomal protein L2, which produces MPIKKYKPTSPARRAMSVSTFEEITTNQPEKSLLSPLFKHAGRNNQGKITVRHHGGGHKRKYRIIDFKRTKDGIPGSVATIEYDPNRTSNIALIHYADGEKRYIIAPKGLRVGDKVESGPAADIKIGNSLPLENIPVGTVIHNIELKPGKGGQLVRAAGTEAQLLGKEEKYCSVRLSSGEVRKILSVCRATIGSVGNEDHELIKIGKAGRSRWLGRRPEVRGVVMNPNDHPHGGGEGRAPIGRKSPMSPWGKPTLGYKTRKKNKASDKYIVRRRTK; this is translated from the coding sequence GTGCCAATCAAAAAGTACAAACCGACCTCTCCGGCAAGACGCGCTATGTCCGTGTCTACGTTTGAAGAAATTACAACAAACCAGCCAGAGAAATCGTTGCTTTCTCCGCTGTTCAAACATGCGGGACGCAACAACCAAGGTAAAATTACGGTTCGTCACCATGGCGGCGGACATAAACGTAAATACCGTATTATCGACTTCAAGCGGACTAAAGACGGCATACCAGGTAGCGTTGCTACAATCGAGTATGACCCGAACCGCACATCTAATATTGCTTTGATCCACTATGCTGATGGAGAGAAACGTTATATCATCGCTCCTAAAGGTCTAAGAGTTGGGGATAAAGTAGAGTCCGGTCCTGCGGCCGACATCAAAATTGGTAACAGTCTTCCACTGGAAAACATTCCAGTAGGTACAGTTATCCACAACATTGAGTTGAAACCAGGTAAAGGCGGACAATTGGTTCGTGCAGCTGGTACAGAAGCTCAATTGCTTGGTAAAGAAGAAAAATACTGTTCCGTTCGTTTGTCATCCGGTGAGGTTCGTAAGATCCTTAGCGTATGCCGTGCAACTATCGGTTCCGTAGGTAACGAAGATCACGAATTGATCAAAATCGGTAAAGCTGGACGTAGTCGCTGGCTCGGCCGTCGTCCTGAAGTTCGCGGGGTAGTAATGAACCCTAACGATCACCCACACGGTGGTGGTGAAGGTCGCGCTCCAATCGGACGTAAATCGCCAATGTCTCCATGGGGCAAACCAACCCTTGGTTACAAAACGCGTAAGAAAAACAAGGCATCTGATAAATATATCGTTCGCCGCCGCACTAAATAA
- the rplW gene encoding 50S ribosomal protein L23: MKDPRDIIKRPVITERTSDYMSEMKYAFEVDIRANKTEIKKAVEAIFKVKVTNVNTMRVPGKLKRYGKYSGYTPEWKKAIVKLSPDSKPLEFFEAVE, translated from the coding sequence ATGAAAGATCCTCGTGATATTATCAAACGTCCGGTGATTACGGAACGTACTTCCGACTACATGAGCGAAATGAAATACGCTTTTGAAGTGGATATCCGTGCTAACAAAACCGAAATCAAAAAAGCTGTCGAGGCTATTTTCAAAGTAAAAGTAACAAATGTGAACACAATGCGCGTACCTGGCAAACTGAAACGTTATGGTAAATATTCTGGTTACACTCCAGAGTGGAAAAAAGCCATCGTTAAGCTTAGCCCGGACAGCAAACCGCTTGAATTTTTTGAAGCGGTAGAATAA
- the rplD gene encoding 50S ribosomal protein L4, with the protein MPKVTLFNISGNEVGEVELSDTVFGIEPNEHVLHEAALMQRASLRRGTHKVKGRSEVRGGGRKPWKQKGTGRARQGSIRSPQWKGGGVVFGPTPRSYSWKLPKKVRRLAIKSALSSKVLENDIIVLDSLTMNAPKTKEFAAILNNLKVDRKALIVATSYDDNVALSARNIPGVKFVAADGINVLDVLTYDKLIITKEAVLKVEEVFA; encoded by the coding sequence ATGCCAAAAGTAACACTTTTTAATATTAGTGGCAACGAAGTTGGTGAAGTGGAACTGAGCGATACAGTATTCGGTATTGAACCGAATGAACACGTTCTACATGAAGCTGCGCTTATGCAAAGAGCTTCCCTACGTCGTGGTACACACAAAGTAAAAGGACGTTCTGAAGTTCGTGGCGGTGGACGTAAACCTTGGAAACAAAAAGGTACAGGTCGCGCTCGTCAAGGCTCCATTCGTTCTCCACAATGGAAAGGCGGCGGCGTTGTCTTCGGACCAACACCACGTAGCTATTCCTGGAAACTGCCTAAGAAGGTTCGTCGTTTGGCGATCAAATCCGCTTTGTCCTCGAAAGTACTCGAGAATGACATTATCGTATTGGATAGCTTGACAATGAATGCTCCGAAAACGAAAGAATTCGCAGCAATCTTGAACAATCTGAAAGTAGATCGTAAAGCGTTGATCGTAGCTACTAGCTATGATGATAACGTAGCACTTTCCGCTCGTAACATCCCTGGGGTGAAATTCGTAGCGGCTGACGGCATTAATGTTCTTGACGTACTGACGTACGACAAACTGATCATCACTAAAGAAGCAGTTCTGAAGGTAGAGGAGGTGTTCGCGTAA